A portion of the Aphelocoma coerulescens isolate FSJ_1873_10779 chromosome 1, UR_Acoe_1.0, whole genome shotgun sequence genome contains these proteins:
- the GJA5 gene encoding gap junction alpha-5 protein: protein MGEWTFLGDFLEKVHKHSTVVGKVWLTVLFIFRMLVLGTAAESSWGDEQSDFMCDTQQPGCENVCYDKAFPISHVRFWVLQIIFVSTPSLVYMGHAMHTVRMEEKRKMKEAELEAQEKKNGGDTYYQQKCSMAEKEAKLAGWDESGGQIILRGSLLNTYVYSILIRTAMEVAFIVGQYVLYGIFLETLYICQRAPCPHPVNCYVSRPTEKNVFIVFMLAVAVLSLFLSLAELYHLGWKKAKERCSRSYKASPSTAPGRLESAPQAERAQMYTPPPDFNQCLSSPNGKFISPFSNKMASQQNTANFATERVHGQEDAAGEGPFIKSSYVESPEVASECAAPAFPENYFNEKRRFSKASRASSKARSDDLSV, encoded by the coding sequence ATGGGGGAGTGGACTTTCCTGGGAGACTTCCTCGAGAAGGTCCACAAACACTCCACAGTGGTGGGGAAAGTCTGGCTGACCGTGCTCTTCATCTTCCGGATGCTGGTGCTGGGAACAGCGGCGGAGTCCTCCTGGGGGGATGAGCAGTCTGACTTCATGTGCGACACCCAGCAGCCCGGCTGCGAGAACGTCTGCTACGACAAGGCCTTCCCCATCTCCCATGTCCGCTTTTGGGTCCTGCAGATCATCTTTGTCTCCACCCCCTCCCTGGTGTATATGGGCCATGCAATGCACACGGTGCGCAtggaggagaagaggaagatgaaggaGGCAGAATTAGAGGCCCAAGAGAAGAAAAACGGTGGTGACACATACTACCAGCAGAAGTGCTCCATGGCAGAGAAGGAGGCTAAGCTGGCTGGTTGGGATGAATCAGGAGGCCAAATCATACTGAGGGGCAGCCTGCTGAACACCTACGTCTACAGCATTTTGATTCGAACTGCCATGGAAGTGGCCTTCATTGTGGGGCAGTACGTCCTGTACGGGATCTTCCTGGAGACCCTGTACATCTGCCAGCGGGCACCGTGCCCCCACCCCGTCAACTGCTACGTGTCCCGCCCCACGGAGAAGAACGTGTTCATCGTCTTCATGCTGGCTGTGGCAGTGCTCTCCCTCTTCCTCAGCCTGGCCGAGCTGTACCACTTGGGCTGGAAGAAAGCCAAAGAGAGGTGCTCACGGTCCTACAAAGCcagtcccagcacagcccccggCAGGCTGGAGTCTGCCCCACAGGCAGAGAGGGCACAGATGTACACCCCGCCGCCAGATTTTAACCAGTGCTTGTCAAGTCCCAACGGGAAGTTCATCAGCCCCTTCAGCAACAAGATGGCCTCCCAGCAGAACACCGCCAACTTCGCCACCGAGAGGGTCCACGGCCAGGAGGATGCTGCTGGGGAAGGGCCCTTCATTAAGTCCAGCTACGTGGAGAGTCCAGAGGTGGCCAGCGAATGTGCAGCACCTGCCTTCCCCGAGAACTACTTCAACGAGAAACGCCGGTTCAGCAAGGCCAGCCGTGCCAGCAGCAAGGCAAGGTCGGATGATTTGTCTGTGTGA